From Pagrus major chromosome 2, Pma_NU_1.0, one genomic window encodes:
- the rnf26 gene encoding E3 ubiquitin-protein ligase RNF26, with translation MGLVNFVLSTVGKCLDAVCLLLDLNFLVVHTVVQTILAVIHFIHSLPTLLLHSVLELGNLLVFGLMSMAEATSYIAHGTVTMLGSLLLALEGLLESLKMVGYLSMHVLLRGKEQLCRGLLSVLEGCGIAVSLVVYFANTVVNYALIATQNIYLAVVSVWQTVSSPLQKVLELTLTSFTFLYSSLVGTSAFLWSPCKLVLDFLVSLVHMFVSIFILNIYGLLLTLTIALTTTAYLNPGLTRQAAARILDYMNSFPTVHRLYQALRHLVSALQSMPHFIRGAMQRLPRILHHLYLLERGLWQQLSRLSSQLRLSLRTQLHRDNNNRVRGDGDPGEERRDPPDGRAGDGAHQEMLDLVFPSSSTDRPLKKQSSSGKDGKPLPAENLLTLLKEQEERKKCVICQDCTKTVVLLPCRHLCLCRDCTNILLRQPIYQQNCPLCRHMILNTMDVYL, from the coding sequence ATGGGTCTGGTGAACTTTGTATTATCGACCGTGGGAAAATGCCTGGACGCCGTCTGCCTGCTGCTGGACCTGAATTTCCTCGTCGTCCACACCGTAGTGCAGACCATCCTGGCGGTAATCCACTTCATACACAGCCtgcccaccctcctcctccactcggTGCTGGAGCTGGGAAACCTGCTCGTGTTTGGCTTGATGTCCATGGCGGAAGCGACGTCGTACATAGCCCACGGGACCGTCACCATGCTGGGGAGCTTGCTGCTGGCTCTGGAGGGGCTGCTGGAGAGCCTGAAGATGGTGGGCTACCTGTCCATGCACGTCCTGCTTCGTGGGAAGGAGCAGCTGTGTCGAGGTCTGCTGTCAGTGCTGGAGGGCTGTGGCATCGCTGTGAGCCTGGTGGTGTATTTTGCAAACACCGTGGTCAACTATGCGCTCATTGCCACCCAGAATATCTACCTGGCAGTGGTCAGTGTGTGGCAGACGGTCTCCAGCCCGCTGCAGAAGGTGCTGGAGCTCACGCTGACCTCCTTCACCTTTCTGTACAGCAGCCTGGTTGGGACTTCGGCTTTCCTGTGGTCACCCTGTAAACTAGTGTTGGACTTTCTGGTCTCACTGGTCCATATGTTTGTCAGCATCTTCATATTAAACATCTATGGCCTCCTGCTCACTCTCACTATTGCTTTAACCACCACTGCCTACCTGAACCCTGGGCTGACCCGACAGGCTGCTGCACGAATTTTGGATTATATGAACTCCTTTCCTACAGTGCATCGACTTTATCAGGCTCTCCGCCACCTTGTTTCAGCCCTGCAAAGCATGCCACACTTTATACGTGGCGCCATGCAGCGCCTTCCCAGGATACTCCATCACCTCTACCTGTTAGAGAGAGGACTTTGGCAGCAGCTGTCTCGGCTCAGCAGCCAGCTACGTCTGAGTCTGAGGACACAGCTCCACagggacaacaacaacagagtaaGAGGCGATGGCGACCCCGGAGAGGAGAGGCGGGACCCACCGGATGGAAGAGCGGGAGATGGAGCCCACCAGGAGATGCTGGATTTAGTTTTCCCCTCATCAAGCACAGACAGACCGCTGAAGAAGCAGTCATCTTCAGGTAAAGATGGTAAACCTCTGCCTGCGGAGAATCTGCTGACTCTGctgaaggagcaggaggagaggaagaagtgTGTGATCTGTCAGGACTGCACCAAGACGGTGGTGCTGCTGCCGTGCAGGCACCTCTGCTTGTGTAGAGACTGTACGAACATCCTGTTGAGGCAGCCCATCTACCAACAGAACTGCCCGCTCTGTCGGCACATGATCCTCAACACTATGGATGTGTATCTTTGA
- the c1qtnf5 gene encoding complement C1q tumor necrosis factor-related protein 5 isoform X1: MISPDTAMTSLRLLPLLNSLLILQVHLSNQLEDNKIPPSLCTGHPGIPGSPGVHGNPGQPGRDGRDGRDAAPGEKGEKGDRGDQGESGARGLTGDRGDPGDKGDRGQDGECAVAPKSAFSAKLSEGRTLPLTAGEAVRFDKIILNEQGDYSTETGRFTCKVPGVYYFSVHATVYRSSLQFDLMKNSHAVASYFQFYGNWPKPVSLSGGSLLHLIPGDQVWVQMALSEYNGFYSSTKTDSTFTGFLVYSDWKNSAVFA, translated from the exons ATGATCAG ccCTGACACTGCAATGACATCACTCAGGCTGTTGCCCCTGCTGAactccctcctcatcctccaagTCCATCTTTCCAACCAGTTAGAAGACAACAAGATCCCTCCCAGTCTGTGCACTGGTCACCCTGGCATCCCAGGCTCTCCTGGAGTACATGGCAATCCTGGTCAGCCGGGGAGAGACGGGAGGGACGGGAGAGATGCTGCCCCGggggagaagggagagaaaggggaCAGGGGAGACCAAG gtGAGTCAGGAGCGCGAGGCCTGACCGGGGACAGAGGTGACCCGGGAGATAAAGGGGACAGGGGTCAGGATGGGGAGTGTGCAGTGGCGCCCAAATCAGCCTTCAGTGCCAAATTATCTGAAGGCCGCACTTTACCCCTCACTGCAGGCGAAGCAGTCCGCTTTGACAAGATCATTCTCAACGAACAAGGTGACTACAGCACAGAGACAGGACGCTTCACCTGCAAAGTTCCTGGAGTTTACTACTTCTCCGTCCACGCAACAGTCTACCGCTCCAGCCTCCAGTTTGACCTGATGAAGAACTCACACGCGGTGGCATCTTATTTCCAGTTCTATGGCAACTGGCCCAAACCAGTGTCTCTGTCAGGCGGCTCCCTGCTCCACCTCATCCCTGGTGACCAGGTGTGGGTCCAGATGGCTCTGTCTGAGTACAATGGATTTTACTCCAGtacaaagacagacagcacaTTCACCGGCTTCCTGGTGTACTCAGACTGGAAaaactctgctgtgtttgcatGA
- the c1qtnf5 gene encoding complement C1q tumor necrosis factor-related protein 5 isoform X2, which produces MTSLRLLPLLNSLLILQVHLSNQLEDNKIPPSLCTGHPGIPGSPGVHGNPGQPGRDGRDGRDAAPGEKGEKGDRGDQGESGARGLTGDRGDPGDKGDRGQDGECAVAPKSAFSAKLSEGRTLPLTAGEAVRFDKIILNEQGDYSTETGRFTCKVPGVYYFSVHATVYRSSLQFDLMKNSHAVASYFQFYGNWPKPVSLSGGSLLHLIPGDQVWVQMALSEYNGFYSSTKTDSTFTGFLVYSDWKNSAVFA; this is translated from the exons ATGACATCACTCAGGCTGTTGCCCCTGCTGAactccctcctcatcctccaagTCCATCTTTCCAACCAGTTAGAAGACAACAAGATCCCTCCCAGTCTGTGCACTGGTCACCCTGGCATCCCAGGCTCTCCTGGAGTACATGGCAATCCTGGTCAGCCGGGGAGAGACGGGAGGGACGGGAGAGATGCTGCCCCGggggagaagggagagaaaggggaCAGGGGAGACCAAG gtGAGTCAGGAGCGCGAGGCCTGACCGGGGACAGAGGTGACCCGGGAGATAAAGGGGACAGGGGTCAGGATGGGGAGTGTGCAGTGGCGCCCAAATCAGCCTTCAGTGCCAAATTATCTGAAGGCCGCACTTTACCCCTCACTGCAGGCGAAGCAGTCCGCTTTGACAAGATCATTCTCAACGAACAAGGTGACTACAGCACAGAGACAGGACGCTTCACCTGCAAAGTTCCTGGAGTTTACTACTTCTCCGTCCACGCAACAGTCTACCGCTCCAGCCTCCAGTTTGACCTGATGAAGAACTCACACGCGGTGGCATCTTATTTCCAGTTCTATGGCAACTGGCCCAAACCAGTGTCTCTGTCAGGCGGCTCCCTGCTCCACCTCATCCCTGGTGACCAGGTGTGGGTCCAGATGGCTCTGTCTGAGTACAATGGATTTTACTCCAGtacaaagacagacagcacaTTCACCGGCTTCCTGGTGTACTCAGACTGGAAaaactctgctgtgtttgcatGA